Proteins from a single region of Bdellovibrio bacteriovorus HD100:
- a CDS encoding ABC transporter ATP-binding protein: MNDNFMNEDLVKTKVTYPILFKRLWPYARREKGLLFMAIFAVAGGATVARLIPLLIGQAIDKGVVGRDLSIFTKVAYAYLALEIMRSVFSFGNAFLFQLFGNRMLYHLREDLMNHVQRLPMQFFNKTPNGRIVTRLTNDVMSLGELFSEGVISVFTNAVIIVSVVIALSLISWKLTVVSLFLAPFFIWATFHLSNKIRAILSEQKKKLSTINAFLAENLNGIKVIQLYNRVTRNRDKFSTLSVDYRDTNMRSIKAYALMQPVMNLFNAVTITSALYFGGYLSAENSIAIGSLVAFLMNIQDFIPPLREILEKYQQFQNSLTSAERIFTLMDEPKEHELAALTSPGSLRGELEIKNLNFQYESHLPLVLKNINLHIKAGESVALVGRTGSGKSTFISLLQRFYDAPEQTVFVDGLALESIPREEIRHHVGVVQQDNFIFRGNIRDNIGLGDPRITEEQIRMACEKTGYMALLTRTGRDLLSPVAERGANLSVGERQLIAFARILAFNPDILILDEATANIDSESEHIIQDATKEITKGRTSIIIAHRLSTIEQCDRIIVLNQGEVAEMGSHEELMQAQGMYYQFASLGLKSTLIDASAAGTAVP; the protein is encoded by the coding sequence ATGAATGATAATTTTATGAATGAGGACCTGGTTAAAACCAAGGTCACTTACCCGATTCTGTTCAAACGCCTGTGGCCTTATGCCCGTCGCGAAAAAGGTCTTTTGTTCATGGCGATCTTTGCGGTCGCCGGCGGCGCCACCGTGGCCCGCCTGATTCCACTGTTGATTGGACAGGCCATCGACAAAGGTGTCGTGGGTCGCGATCTGTCGATTTTCACCAAAGTGGCTTACGCGTACCTGGCACTTGAAATCATGCGTTCGGTGTTTTCTTTCGGAAATGCCTTTTTATTCCAGTTGTTCGGAAACCGCATGCTGTACCACCTGCGCGAAGATCTGATGAACCACGTGCAAAGACTGCCGATGCAGTTCTTCAACAAAACACCCAACGGGCGCATTGTCACGCGCCTGACCAATGACGTGATGTCCTTGGGCGAACTGTTTTCAGAAGGTGTGATTTCGGTCTTCACCAACGCGGTGATCATCGTGTCGGTGGTGATTGCGCTCAGCCTGATTTCCTGGAAGCTGACCGTGGTGTCGCTGTTTCTGGCGCCGTTCTTTATCTGGGCCACGTTCCACCTTTCAAATAAAATCCGTGCGATCCTAAGCGAACAGAAAAAGAAGCTCTCCACGATCAACGCTTTCCTGGCTGAAAATCTGAACGGCATCAAAGTGATTCAGCTCTACAATCGTGTCACCCGCAATCGCGACAAGTTCAGCACCCTGTCGGTGGACTATCGCGACACCAATATGCGCTCGATCAAGGCCTATGCCCTGATGCAGCCGGTGATGAATCTGTTCAACGCCGTGACCATCACCTCGGCTTTGTATTTCGGTGGTTACTTAAGCGCTGAAAACTCGATCGCCATTGGTTCCTTGGTGGCCTTCCTGATGAACATCCAGGACTTCATCCCGCCATTGCGAGAGATTTTAGAGAAATACCAGCAGTTCCAAAACTCCCTGACCAGCGCCGAACGTATTTTCACGCTGATGGATGAACCGAAAGAGCACGAACTGGCCGCCCTGACCAGCCCGGGATCTTTGCGGGGGGAACTGGAAATCAAGAATCTGAACTTCCAGTACGAAAGCCATCTGCCGCTGGTTTTGAAAAACATCAACCTGCACATTAAAGCCGGAGAATCCGTGGCTTTGGTGGGGCGTACCGGCAGCGGCAAGTCCACGTTCATCTCGCTGTTGCAGCGATTCTATGATGCCCCGGAGCAGACGGTCTTTGTCGATGGTCTTGCCCTGGAAAGCATCCCGCGCGAGGAAATCCGCCACCACGTCGGCGTGGTTCAGCAGGATAACTTCATCTTCCGCGGCAACATCCGCGACAATATTGGCCTGGGCGACCCGCGCATCACAGAAGAACAAATCCGCATGGCCTGTGAAAAAACCGGCTATATGGCTCTATTGACCCGCACAGGCCGCGATCTGCTAAGCCCGGTGGCAGAACGCGGAGCCAACTTGTCGGTCGGCGAACGCCAGCTGATCGCCTTTGCGCGCATTCTGGCCTTCAATCCGGATATTTTAATTCTGGATGAAGCCACCGCCAACATTGACTCTGAAAGTGAACACATCATTCAGGATGCGACCAAAGAGATCACCAAAGGCCGTACAAGCATCATCATTGCCCACCGTCTTTCAACGATTGAACAGTGCGATCGCATTATTGTTCTGAATCAGGGGGAAGTGGCCGAGATGGGCTCGCACGAAGAACTTATGCAAGCCCAGGGCATGTATTATCAGTTCGCGTCTTTAGGTTTGAAATCCACCTTGATCGACGCATCCGCAGCGGGCACCGCAGTTCCATAG
- a CDS encoding chemotaxis protein CheX — protein MKTRKNILIVDNNCELEQLVKEPLLKQLENSGFSPVVVRAKDGAEAAIKSENQKFDVVLIDTEVPRLMDGGFVYGIHTYKNTQDAELIVISQRDSSDLPESLQSSKFFKKPVSPNELISAMISVLNAQHHGTGAKEPATAAAASKYAVDVRVINAVIKATTHVLGQFGCASVKMEKAGPKSPHDPMMGEVSSVVEIKSQAFQGHLCISFDKGSFLEVVSSMLMEEQTELNKDNQDAVGEINNIIFGNAKAEISSYGVQMTVPKVLLGSGQNVPCAQGSAGMMIPFATEKGKFYITVVALPLAKAA, from the coding sequence ATGAAAACACGAAAAAACATCCTGATCGTGGACAACAACTGTGAGCTTGAGCAACTGGTGAAAGAACCACTGCTAAAGCAGCTTGAAAACTCGGGGTTTTCCCCGGTGGTGGTCCGTGCAAAGGATGGCGCCGAAGCTGCGATCAAGTCCGAAAACCAAAAGTTCGACGTCGTGCTGATTGATACCGAAGTGCCGCGCCTGATGGACGGCGGTTTCGTTTATGGTATCCATACTTATAAGAACACCCAGGATGCCGAGCTGATCGTAATCTCACAACGAGACTCTTCGGATCTGCCGGAAAGTCTACAGTCTTCAAAATTCTTTAAAAAGCCTGTTTCTCCGAATGAACTGATCAGCGCGATGATTTCTGTTCTGAATGCCCAACACCACGGGACCGGCGCGAAAGAGCCTGCCACGGCGGCGGCGGCCTCCAAGTATGCGGTGGACGTGCGGGTGATTAATGCTGTCATCAAGGCCACCACTCATGTGCTGGGTCAGTTTGGCTGTGCTTCTGTGAAAATGGAAAAAGCCGGCCCCAAGTCTCCGCATGACCCGATGATGGGGGAAGTGTCTTCTGTAGTGGAGATCAAGTCCCAGGCCTTCCAGGGACATCTGTGCATTTCATTTGATAAAGGCAGCTTCCTGGAAGTTGTGTCCTCGATGCTGATGGAAGAACAAACCGAACTGAACAAAGACAATCAGGATGCCGTCGGAGAGATCAATAACATCATCTTTGGTAACGCCAAGGCGGAAATCAGCTCCTATGGCGTGCAGATGACCGTGCCGAAAGTTCTTTTGGGCAGCGGCCAAAATGTGCCGTGCGCTCAAGGCTCCGCCGGGATGATGATTCCTTTTGCCACTGAAAAAGGAAAGTTCTACATCACCGTCGTCGCCCTGCCGCTGGCCAAAGCCGCTTAA
- a CDS encoding ferritin-like domain-containing protein — translation MKNFTESIQYLISLVTEDPHLESAWLSTLAHMEHLAAQQVLGNISASTPRHFVADIQEHAADEARHRDVILSLRPYPLAKDGRYEDLRQRLRSVAESFVLGFFANPVLLQAQSRFAAYVHGAITIEQFPFQIYSAYIEGTSSPRIREGMQEVLADEVGHIQLGKKFLATLPEADRLSLQELQVIEKEMCLLMVQRMTVLVQEFQSHEFQADPVIRASQKLVRVLADRPSAQVAWVHALGHSELMASLHMQKIFISRDLPMPDLMPAHVSDELRHARLLQRSVVLERRKWLAVPGYRQLERRLCHELERYLTRYFSLMMRQIPEPEQLYLYGAWGLEMRVFRHYTDLMRGTDNVGVAQTISAILQDEAEHTRMVHEEIGDRAFMDAQLLKWVRQTEEVVFEHTASRVLSLIATQDQMSEFAPLYQRAFPVRKWNRHTETEMELR, via the coding sequence ATGAAAAACTTCACTGAATCCATTCAATATCTCATTTCACTGGTGACGGAAGATCCACATCTGGAATCGGCCTGGCTGAGCACTCTGGCTCACATGGAGCATCTGGCTGCACAGCAGGTTCTGGGAAATATCTCAGCCTCCACGCCGCGGCACTTTGTGGCCGACATTCAGGAGCATGCCGCCGATGAAGCCCGCCACCGCGATGTCATTCTGTCACTGCGACCTTATCCGCTGGCGAAAGACGGGCGCTATGAAGATCTGCGCCAGCGCCTGCGGTCTGTGGCGGAAAGTTTTGTCTTGGGCTTTTTTGCCAATCCGGTTTTGCTGCAGGCGCAATCCCGCTTTGCTGCCTATGTGCATGGGGCGATCACCATTGAACAGTTTCCTTTTCAGATTTATTCGGCCTACATTGAAGGCACCAGCAGCCCCAGAATTCGCGAAGGCATGCAGGAAGTTTTGGCGGACGAAGTCGGGCACATTCAGCTGGGCAAAAAGTTTTTGGCCACTTTACCAGAGGCAGACCGCCTGTCCCTGCAAGAGCTTCAGGTCATTGAAAAGGAAATGTGTTTGCTGATGGTTCAGCGCATGACCGTACTGGTGCAAGAGTTTCAAAGTCATGAATTCCAGGCAGATCCGGTCATTCGTGCCAGTCAAAAGCTGGTTCGGGTCCTTGCGGACCGTCCGTCTGCGCAGGTGGCCTGGGTTCACGCCTTGGGGCACAGTGAATTGATGGCCTCTTTGCATATGCAGAAGATTTTCATCTCCCGCGATCTGCCGATGCCGGATTTAATGCCCGCACATGTCAGCGATGAATTGCGCCACGCCCGTTTGTTGCAAAGAAGTGTCGTGCTGGAAAGACGCAAATGGCTGGCTGTTCCCGGGTATCGCCAGTTGGAGCGGCGTCTGTGTCATGAGCTGGAGCGCTATCTGACCCGGTATTTCAGTCTGATGATGCGCCAGATTCCGGAACCCGAACAGCTTTATCTGTATGGCGCCTGGGGATTGGAAATGCGGGTGTTCCGTCACTACACCGATCTCATGCGCGGAACTGACAATGTGGGGGTGGCCCAGACAATTTCCGCGATCTTGCAGGACGAGGCCGAGCACACCCGCATGGTGCATGAAGAAATCGGCGACCGGGCCTTTATGGATGCGCAACTTTTGAAATGGGTTCGCCAGACCGAGGAAGTGGTTTTTGAGCACACCGCCAGCCGGGTGCTTTCCCTGATTGCAACCCAGGACCAGATGTCCGAGTTTGCTCCGCTCTATCAGCGCGCGTTCCCGGTGCGAAAATGGAATCGTCACACTGAAACCGAAATGGAGTTGCGATAA
- the phnE gene encoding phosphonate ABC transporter, permease protein PhnE: protein MLRRTIFDGIVFGFLLCLLAAALFVTSEEQLLQLGLVSALALLFFVVGCGISLALSSRKVVTLGASLFGSHQAVEDDRPWYRTFWCWQLLVSLLATLTVAVIKTEFSFVELFDQNGFAGAVRLFKGLLDPNWDVLPRAVLNIIETIFMAFLATTLAIPVAFLLSFVCAKNIMQGPWARVIYFAMRTFLNVTRSIEALIWAIIFSVWVGIGPFAGMLALMIHSIASLAKQYSEMVESVEEGPIEAIESTGANKLQTIWYAIVPQVLLPYISFTVYRWDINVRMATIIGLVGGGGIGTMLVQYQGQAMWREVGCIIVVIAVVVWALDQASAYVREALK, encoded by the coding sequence ATGTTGCGCCGAACGATATTTGACGGCATTGTCTTTGGGTTTTTGCTGTGCCTTCTGGCGGCAGCGTTGTTTGTTACCTCCGAAGAGCAGCTTTTGCAGTTGGGCCTGGTTTCAGCCTTGGCGTTGTTGTTCTTTGTTGTCGGGTGTGGAATCAGTCTGGCTCTTTCGTCGCGTAAAGTCGTCACGCTGGGCGCAAGCTTGTTCGGATCTCATCAAGCTGTTGAAGACGATCGCCCCTGGTATCGTACGTTCTGGTGCTGGCAGTTGCTGGTATCACTGTTGGCCACGCTGACAGTGGCCGTGATCAAGACTGAATTTTCGTTTGTAGAACTTTTTGATCAGAATGGTTTTGCGGGTGCAGTGCGATTGTTCAAGGGCTTGTTGGACCCGAACTGGGATGTTTTGCCAAGAGCGGTGCTGAACATCATTGAAACCATCTTTATGGCGTTTCTGGCTACCACGCTCGCGATCCCGGTGGCTTTTTTGCTCAGCTTTGTCTGCGCCAAAAATATCATGCAGGGGCCCTGGGCGCGGGTGATCTATTTTGCCATGCGAACTTTCCTGAATGTCACTCGCTCGATCGAAGCCTTGATCTGGGCTATTATCTTTTCAGTGTGGGTGGGGATTGGTCCCTTTGCCGGCATGCTGGCATTGATGATTCATTCGATTGCTTCACTGGCCAAACAATATTCCGAGATGGTTGAGTCTGTTGAAGAAGGCCCGATTGAAGCTATTGAATCCACGGGGGCCAATAAACTGCAAACTATTTGGTATGCGATTGTTCCTCAGGTGCTTTTGCCTTATATTTCATTTACGGTCTATCGCTGGGACATCAACGTGCGCATGGCGACAATCATCGGTCTGGTCGGTGGGGGCGGTATCGGCACGATGCTGGTGCAGTACCAGGGGCAGGCGATGTGGCGGGAAGTGGGTTGTATCATTGTCGTGATTGCAGTGGTGGTGTGGGCCCTGGATCAGGCATCAGCCTATGTTCGTGAAGCATTGAAATAG
- the phnC gene encoding phosphonate ABC transporter ATP-binding protein codes for MIVSEPLLRVENLSKTYPNGVQALKNINLEVHPGEFLVVIGLSGSGKSTLLRCLNRLQEPTSGNIYFSGQEIGQVQDAEKIRSVRSKMAMIFQHFNLIPRQSVLKNVLMGRLAAKSTWQSLWGMFSDAERIEAKENLRLVGIAEKASLRADQLSGGQKQRVAIARALMQKPVLLLADEPVSSLDPATCHVVMDYLRRINQEMGITVIANLHFLSLVRKYATRVVALKDGEIVFRGKPEEITEEWFRRIYGEGAQDVAPNDI; via the coding sequence GTGATTGTGAGTGAGCCCCTGTTGCGCGTTGAAAACCTGTCCAAGACCTATCCCAACGGGGTGCAGGCGCTGAAAAACATCAATCTGGAAGTTCACCCCGGGGAATTCCTGGTGGTGATCGGGCTGAGTGGTTCCGGCAAGTCCACATTGCTGCGCTGTCTGAACCGTTTGCAGGAGCCGACATCCGGGAACATCTATTTCTCGGGCCAGGAAATCGGACAGGTGCAGGATGCCGAAAAGATTCGCAGTGTGCGCAGCAAGATGGCGATGATCTTTCAGCACTTCAATCTGATTCCACGTCAAAGTGTTTTGAAAAACGTTCTGATGGGCCGACTGGCGGCAAAGTCCACCTGGCAAAGTCTGTGGGGGATGTTTTCCGATGCCGAACGAATAGAGGCGAAAGAAAACTTGCGTCTGGTGGGGATCGCTGAAAAAGCCTCGCTGCGGGCGGATCAGTTGTCGGGCGGACAAAAGCAGCGCGTGGCTATTGCCAGAGCGTTAATGCAAAAGCCGGTACTACTTTTGGCGGATGAACCTGTATCTTCCTTGGATCCGGCGACTTGCCATGTGGTCATGGACTATTTGCGCAGGATCAATCAGGAGATGGGCATCACCGTGATCGCCAATCTGCATTTTCTGTCTTTGGTAAGAAAGTACGCCACCCGTGTGGTGGCGCTCAAAGACGGCGAGATCGTCTTCCGCGGAAAGCCTGAAGAAATCACCGAAGAATGGTTCCGTCGTATTTACGGGGAAGGAGCACAGGATGTTGCGCCGAACGATATTTGA
- the phnD gene encoding phosphate/phosphite/phosphonate ABC transporter substrate-binding protein: MKKLLLGMVLWGPVVLGGCHLKKDVLGTVENPIKFHLVPAVDAKVLTDNSQILKDYLEKNTPYKFQITIPQNFVAVVESFGTKRADVAAINTYGYYLAHKQYGVEARLTVIRYGSATYQSQFLARADGKIKTLKDLQGKKVAFVDPASTSGYLLPLKTLKDRKIEPKDTVFAMKHDSVVTMIYQGQVDAGATYYSPPQNGQLEDARRLVKTQYPDIEQKVKIIELSEPIPNDPIVFRKDMPEEMKEKIVDTLLQFAATPEGQKSLDLMLGATNLKKSTDSDYDSVREMLSTLAPEGK, translated from the coding sequence ATGAAGAAACTTCTTCTGGGCATGGTTCTGTGGGGGCCTGTTGTACTGGGTGGATGTCATCTGAAGAAAGATGTTTTGGGGACGGTCGAAAATCCGATCAAATTTCATTTGGTCCCTGCCGTTGATGCCAAAGTTCTGACCGACAATTCGCAGATTCTGAAGGATTATCTGGAAAAGAACACTCCCTATAAATTTCAAATCACCATTCCGCAAAACTTTGTGGCGGTGGTGGAGTCTTTCGGCACCAAGCGTGCGGATGTTGCTGCCATCAACACTTATGGATACTATCTGGCTCACAAACAGTACGGTGTGGAAGCCCGCCTGACAGTGATTCGTTATGGGTCCGCGACCTATCAATCGCAGTTCCTGGCCCGGGCTGATGGGAAAATCAAAACACTGAAAGATCTGCAGGGAAAAAAGGTGGCCTTCGTGGATCCTGCATCGACATCGGGTTACTTGCTGCCGTTGAAAACCCTGAAGGACCGCAAGATCGAACCCAAAGACACGGTCTTTGCGATGAAGCATGATTCGGTGGTGACCATGATCTATCAGGGGCAGGTGGATGCGGGGGCGACTTATTACAGTCCGCCACAAAATGGGCAGCTTGAAGACGCCCGCCGTCTGGTGAAAACCCAGTATCCTGATATCGAACAAAAAGTGAAGATCATCGAATTGTCCGAACCTATTCCGAATGATCCGATCGTCTTCCGCAAAGACATGCCGGAAGAAATGAAAGAAAAGATCGTCGACACGCTTTTGCAATTTGCCGCCACTCCTGAAGGGCAAAAGTCCCTGGACTTGATGTTGGGGGCAACCAATTTGAAAAAATCCACCGACAGTGATTATGACAGCGTTCGCGAGATGCTGTCGACGCTGGCTCCGGAAGGGAAGTGA
- a CDS encoding acyl-CoA thioesterase, which produces MSVLNNYKVTIKEHHVDSLGHMNNATYLALFEEARWEVITSRGYGFKDIQKMKQGPVILEVNLKFQREVLLRETITITLEMLGYKGKIAQMKQQMIKDDGSVASEAVFTFGLFDMKERKLIEPTPEWKRAIGMD; this is translated from the coding sequence ATGTCTGTTTTGAATAATTATAAGGTCACTATTAAAGAGCACCATGTGGATTCTTTGGGTCATATGAACAATGCCACTTATCTGGCATTGTTCGAAGAAGCCCGCTGGGAAGTGATCACCAGTCGCGGTTACGGCTTTAAAGACATTCAAAAAATGAAGCAGGGCCCGGTGATTCTGGAAGTGAATCTGAAATTCCAGCGCGAGGTTTTGCTGCGTGAAACCATCACGATCACTTTGGAGATGCTGGGCTACAAAGGCAAGATCGCCCAGATGAAACAGCAGATGATCAAGGACGATGGCAGTGTGGCCAGCGAAGCGGTCTTTACGTTTGGTCTGTTTGATATGAAAGAAAGAAAACTGATTGAGCCCACTCCGGAATGGAAGCGGGCGATTGGAATGGATTAA
- a CDS encoding murein L,D-transpeptidase catalytic domain family protein: MALFLLLSASVSVAESMFNRRAANGRFLFDVLLEQAVPREPLDLIFRMFDYNEGRIPNTDYAVLVDYSRPSTEKRLHLLDLRTGLVQKFYVAHGIRSGILETRSFSNLPDSWKSSLGFYFAKGTYNSPKNGLSLYLDGIDRSNNNSRLRQIVLHGASYVSDEFIARNRRLGWSEGCFAVGLEHVQYLIDLLQSGSILFSYHKDLIGYSRRYPSEQSLMGDELLPPGVNPRRTPGEGGGTD; the protein is encoded by the coding sequence GTGGCGTTGTTCTTACTGCTTTCAGCTTCGGTGAGTGTGGCAGAATCCATGTTCAATCGCCGAGCCGCCAATGGACGTTTTCTGTTCGATGTCCTGCTGGAGCAGGCCGTCCCTCGCGAGCCACTGGATCTTATTTTCCGCATGTTTGATTATAACGAAGGCCGCATTCCCAATACTGACTATGCCGTGTTGGTGGACTATTCCCGTCCCAGCACGGAAAAACGCCTGCATCTGCTGGATCTGCGCACAGGGTTGGTGCAGAAGTTCTATGTGGCCCACGGCATCCGTTCAGGCATATTGGAAACACGCAGCTTTTCAAATCTTCCGGATTCCTGGAAAAGCTCCCTGGGTTTCTATTTCGCCAAAGGAACGTACAACAGTCCCAAAAACGGACTGTCGCTTTATCTCGACGGCATAGATCGTTCTAACAACAACTCACGATTGCGCCAGATTGTTTTGCACGGAGCCAGCTACGTCAGTGATGAGTTCATCGCCCGCAACCGGCGTTTGGGTTGGAGCGAGGGGTGTTTTGCCGTGGGACTTGAGCATGTGCAGTACCTGATTGATCTGTTGCAAAGCGGAAGTATTCTGTTTTCCTATCACAAGGACCTGATTGGCTATTCCCGGCGCTATCCGTCCGAGCAGTCATTGATGGGGGACGAGCTGTTGCCTCCCGGAGTCAACCCCCGGCGAACCCCCGGCGAAGGTGGGGGTACGGATTGA
- a CDS encoding ACP S-malonyltransferase, producing MATAFLFPGLNALLRKSDRHRFLHLPEVQACFRRAEAIIQERFGHRFNFKDFLELPAEDIYSLKNISLAAVAICCIQTGVARRLREQSGDPDWVMGCSLGDLARAVFAGTYTFEDAVYNHIHFTRSIDGIDKIGRNIAVLAPKTAPFTEQDYVWFEQNNVDVSCLTPRFLNIGGRYADLDEVERYAKDKGWNVMRILDYPVHSRYILPYVQAVEKDFASVHTELPRVPIFSSLSAQPLTDPKQIKQEFLLSITKPIHWSRAVQKLAQDHQVDQFVNIGPCRSLTGLMREIPVQAVTVEASELLISAIPGFELAGV from the coding sequence ATGGCGACAGCCTTTCTCTTTCCCGGCTTGAATGCTTTGTTGCGAAAGTCGGATCGTCATCGTTTTTTACATCTGCCAGAAGTGCAGGCGTGTTTTCGTCGGGCCGAAGCGATTATTCAGGAGCGTTTTGGTCATCGTTTCAACTTTAAGGATTTTCTCGAGCTCCCTGCCGAGGATATTTATTCTTTAAAAAACATCAGTTTGGCCGCGGTGGCGATTTGCTGCATACAAACTGGTGTGGCTCGTCGGCTGCGCGAACAAAGCGGTGATCCGGACTGGGTCATGGGATGTTCCCTCGGGGATCTGGCCCGGGCGGTGTTTGCCGGGACGTACACTTTTGAAGATGCCGTCTATAATCACATTCATTTCACCCGCAGCATTGATGGGATTGATAAGATCGGCCGCAACATCGCGGTGCTGGCACCCAAAACTGCGCCGTTTACGGAACAGGACTATGTGTGGTTTGAACAAAACAACGTGGATGTATCCTGTCTGACACCCAGATTTCTGAATATCGGGGGCCGGTATGCTGATCTGGATGAAGTGGAAAGATATGCTAAAGACAAAGGTTGGAACGTCATGCGTATTTTGGATTACCCCGTGCATTCACGCTATATTCTGCCTTATGTGCAGGCGGTGGAAAAGGACTTCGCAAGCGTGCACACTGAGCTTCCTCGCGTGCCGATTTTTTCAAGTCTGAGTGCCCAGCCCCTGACTGATCCCAAACAGATCAAGCAGGAATTTCTATTAAGCATCACCAAGCCCATTCACTGGAGCCGGGCGGTGCAAAAGCTGGCACAGGATCATCAGGTCGATCAATTTGTGAACATCGGTCCTTGTCGCAGTCTTACGGGGTTGATGCGGGAAATTCCGGTGCAGGCGGTGACCGTGGAGGCTTCAGAGTTGCTCATAAGTGCGATTCCGGGATTTGAACTGGCGGGCGTTTAG
- a CDS encoding HAD family hydrolase — translation MLEQILVNIQDLTKQGKTSLAVFDLDSTLFDVSPRLERILLDFAASPLNQKKFPEQVALLKNIKTLRTDWGIVGALTRAGLDGHHPEFQEAVKAYWQKSFFSNHYLQFDAPYEGAVEFVNAVSDAGAHVVYLTGRDVERMGGSSGEVIAQWGFPLNNTAELVLKPHRSMDDAKFKTDWFLEAERRSYEAIYFFENEPVNLHLLAQHCPKVQMIFFESTHAGKAEPPENLPRIMNFLLNQKES, via the coding sequence ATGCTGGAACAGATTCTTGTTAACATTCAGGACCTCACAAAACAGGGCAAAACCAGTCTTGCGGTCTTCGACCTCGACTCCACTTTATTTGATGTCAGTCCCCGCCTTGAAAGAATCCTTCTGGATTTCGCGGCCTCGCCATTGAATCAAAAAAAATTCCCTGAACAAGTGGCGTTGCTAAAGAACATCAAGACCCTTCGAACCGACTGGGGCATCGTCGGCGCCCTGACCCGTGCCGGACTGGACGGTCATCATCCTGAATTCCAGGAGGCCGTGAAAGCCTACTGGCAGAAAAGTTTCTTCTCGAATCACTACCTGCAGTTTGATGCCCCTTATGAAGGTGCCGTGGAATTTGTGAATGCAGTTTCAGATGCCGGCGCCCATGTTGTGTATCTGACCGGCCGGGATGTGGAACGCATGGGGGGAAGCTCGGGCGAAGTGATCGCTCAGTGGGGCTTCCCGCTGAACAACACAGCTGAACTGGTTTTGAAACCTCACCGCAGTATGGATGATGCCAAATTCAAGACCGACTGGTTTCTAGAGGCCGAAAGAAGAAGTTACGAGGCGATTTACTTCTTTGAAAATGAACCGGTGAATCTGCATCTGCTGGCCCAGCACTGTCCCAAGGTACAGATGATCTTCTTTGAAAGCACTCATGCCGGAAAGGCGGAGCCGCCTGAAAATCTTCCGCGTATCATGAATTTTCTGCTGAACCAGAAGGAGTCCTGA
- a CDS encoding GYF domain-containing protein, with translation MGKQYYLSNNGTHIGPFNLETVLKKIESQENQWTDYIYDEALGEWLMLLEHPEFSAKLAQKPATRPSASPASLLSKLALKDKEWFILKEGNNYGPFCQLELIQMLQEKALYEYDYIWHSKLPSWKRVAEVEDFSAESIRVMKDSKEADVAEIFFRRRHVRASYGASLIVHNNKTVFRGQALEISAGGAGVLIDTPNLQPGQSLFLHFQPGDGVPPFNAVCQIVSKQYVKDSGTAVEPVKYGVKFTTLSQSARESIKNFTTKAA, from the coding sequence ATGGGAAAACAGTATTATCTTTCGAACAATGGGACTCATATCGGGCCGTTCAATCTTGAGACAGTTTTAAAAAAGATCGAAAGCCAAGAGAACCAGTGGACGGATTACATCTATGACGAAGCGCTGGGTGAGTGGCTGATGCTACTGGAGCATCCGGAGTTTTCTGCAAAACTGGCTCAAAAGCCCGCGACTCGACCTTCGGCGTCTCCGGCGTCCTTGCTGAGCAAGCTCGCTCTGAAAGACAAAGAATGGTTTATCTTGAAAGAGGGCAATAACTACGGCCCGTTCTGCCAACTGGAGTTGATCCAGATGCTGCAGGAAAAAGCGTTGTACGAGTACGACTACATCTGGCACTCGAAACTTCCATCCTGGAAAAGAGTGGCCGAAGTAGAAGACTTCTCTGCAGAAAGCATCCGTGTGATGAAAGACTCCAAGGAAGCTGACGTGGCTGAGATCTTCTTCCGCCGTCGTCATGTGCGCGCCTCTTATGGTGCGTCTTTGATTGTTCATAACAACAAAACAGTTTTCCGCGGTCAGGCTCTGGAAATCAGTGCCGGTGGGGCGGGTGTCCTGATCGACACTCCGAATCTGCAACCGGGGCAAAGTCTGTTCCTGCATTTTCAGCCGGGCGACGGTGTTCCGCCATTCAATGCGGTTTGCCAGATCGTCAGCAAACAATACGTGAAGGACAGCGGCACGGCCGTAGAGCCGGTGAAGTATGGCGTGAAGTTTACGACTCTGAGCCAGTCCGCCCGTGAATCGATCAAGAATTTCACAACGAAGGCTGCATAA